Proteins from a genomic interval of Marispirochaeta aestuarii:
- a CDS encoding ABC transporter ATP-binding protein: MIRLVNVQKRFGELLLFDGLNLRAPGGKVSVILGPSGCGKTSLLNMLAGILQPEGGRIEGVGTRRISYLFQEPRLIPWRTIRGNLEFVLQGNEGLTERLEVRRRAEEALARVGMRDFADAYPAELSGGMRQRAVIARAFAYPGEILLMDEPLQALDLARKLDLVEWFLSLWAETTPTTVFVTHDIQEAMILGDYITVFSAPPARIIKEIENPVPPAERRLEDPRLMSVEAELYRSILDKRS; this comes from the coding sequence GTGATCCGCCTGGTTAATGTGCAGAAGCGCTTCGGGGAACTGCTGCTCTTCGACGGCCTGAACCTGAGGGCTCCGGGGGGAAAGGTTTCGGTAATCCTCGGACCCTCGGGCTGCGGCAAGACAAGTCTTTTGAACATGCTGGCAGGGATTCTGCAGCCCGAGGGCGGAAGGATCGAAGGGGTAGGGACGCGAAGGATCAGCTATCTGTTTCAGGAGCCGAGACTCATCCCCTGGCGGACCATCCGAGGCAACCTGGAGTTTGTTCTTCAGGGAAATGAGGGGCTTACCGAGCGACTTGAGGTTCGCAGACGGGCGGAGGAAGCCCTTGCCCGGGTCGGTATGCGGGACTTTGCGGATGCTTATCCCGCGGAACTTTCGGGAGGAATGCGGCAGCGGGCTGTCATTGCCAGGGCCTTCGCCTACCCTGGGGAGATTCTGCTGATGGATGAACCCCTACAGGCCCTGGATCTGGCACGAAAGCTGGACCTTGTGGAGTGGTTTTTGTCCTTATGGGCGGAGACGACCCCCACGACCGTCTTTGTTACCCATGATATCCAGGAGGCGATGATCCTGGGGGATTATATCACTGTTTTTTCTGCCCCCCCGGCGCGGATCATAAAGGAGATAGAAAACCCGGTGCCTCCGGCAGAA
- a CDS encoding ABC transporter permease: protein MSSTNRNPLSIPMTGGVLIIAFWKLGALYVGTEVLLPGPFRVAVSLLEVVRSPGFVSALGASSLRGAAAFFLSAVLGLICGVAAGLSPVFRNLVKPLVIIIKSTPVMSFILLALIWFPSGLVPVFVSVLMAFPIIYENVVAGIRNADPRLIEMARVYRVPRRRILGSILLPGIYTYFSAGARTALGIIWKAVIAAEILSRPEAAVGSAMYEAKIYIETAEVIAWTVIAVLLSALSEFLLGRSSRLFTGIRRGGGVL, encoded by the coding sequence ATGAGTTCTACGAATAGGAATCCCCTCAGTATCCCTATGACGGGGGGTGTACTGATAATCGCTTTTTGGAAGCTGGGGGCTCTGTACGTGGGGACTGAGGTCCTTCTTCCCGGACCCTTCCGGGTGGCCGTCTCTCTGCTGGAAGTGGTACGATCCCCGGGCTTCGTGTCCGCCCTGGGGGCCAGTTCCCTGCGGGGTGCGGCGGCCTTTTTTCTATCCGCCGTTCTGGGACTGATTTGCGGTGTAGCCGCCGGTCTGTCGCCGGTATTCCGTAATCTTGTCAAACCCCTGGTCATTATCATCAAGAGCACACCGGTCATGTCCTTTATACTGCTGGCGCTGATCTGGTTTCCCTCCGGCCTCGTCCCGGTGTTTGTCTCCGTACTGATGGCTTTTCCGATCATCTATGAGAACGTTGTGGCGGGAATACGTAATGCGGACCCCAGACTGATAGAGATGGCCCGGGTTTACCGGGTCCCCCGGAGAAGAATCCTCGGGAGCATACTGCTTCCGGGAATTTACACCTACTTCAGTGCCGGAGCCAGGACCGCCCTGGGGATTATCTGGAAGGCGGTTATTGCCGCGGAGATACTGAGCCGTCCGGAAGCCGCCGTGGGAAGCGCCATGTATGAGGCAAAGATCTACATCGAGACCGCTGAAGTTATCGCCTGGACGGTAATCGCGGTTCTTTTGTCCGCCTTGAGCGAATTCCTTCTGGGCCGCAGTAGCCGGCTTTTCACGGGGATCCGCCGCGGAGGGGGAGTGCTGTGA
- a CDS encoding ABC transporter substrate-binding protein, whose product MKRLSAGISVLILIILNFNLTAEGVGEAAPEASREPVSIQVAGLKGPTSIGMLPLFKNRPVFAEGFEAEYRIVQEPQIMLARIMSGEVDIAAVPINLAAVLHNKGVPYRFGAVSGDGLLYVVSSRKDISSMEDLRGRTIYCIAQGSTPEFILRYVLDRSGVDPDEDVSIDFSFDQVSITPQLAAGKIDLAVLPEPFVSIVSEKNPEVQPVIDLQKIWARTSGTGETYPITAVLVKAELMESSPETVDAFFSEYSSAIDWVIAHPKETGLLAEEFMEMPAGIIASAVPRLNLHLQRPAEARPRVDELYRVLHSFAAASVGGSVPSDEFYE is encoded by the coding sequence ATGAAAAGATTATCCGCAGGCATTAGTGTTCTTATACTTATCATTCTCAATTTCAATCTCACAGCCGAAGGGGTGGGGGAAGCAGCCCCGGAAGCTTCCCGGGAGCCCGTATCAATTCAGGTAGCCGGACTCAAGGGCCCAACCTCAATCGGAATGCTTCCTCTTTTCAAGAATCGTCCCGTCTTCGCCGAGGGATTTGAGGCTGAGTATCGGATCGTCCAGGAACCTCAAATAATGCTCGCCCGGATAATGTCCGGTGAGGTGGATATTGCCGCCGTTCCGATCAATCTGGCTGCGGTTCTGCACAACAAAGGCGTCCCCTATCGCTTCGGAGCAGTTAGCGGGGACGGACTGCTGTATGTAGTCAGCTCCCGGAAGGATATCAGCTCCATGGAGGACCTCAGGGGCAGGACGATCTACTGCATTGCCCAGGGATCGACTCCGGAGTTTATCCTGCGTTATGTCCTCGACCGGAGCGGCGTCGATCCAGATGAGGATGTCAGCATCGATTTCAGTTTCGATCAGGTATCGATTACCCCTCAGCTGGCGGCCGGGAAGATCGATCTGGCGGTGCTGCCGGAACCCTTCGTAAGCATTGTTTCTGAAAAAAACCCCGAGGTTCAGCCGGTCATCGATCTGCAGAAGATCTGGGCCCGGACCTCAGGAACCGGGGAGACCTATCCGATAACCGCGGTGCTGGTTAAAGCTGAGCTCATGGAATCCAGTCCGGAGACGGTGGACGCCTTCTTCTCGGAATATTCCTCAGCCATAGACTGGGTAATTGCCCATCCTAAGGAGACCGGCCTTCTTGCCGAGGAGTTCATGGAGATGCCGGCGGGGATAATCGCCTCGGCGGTACCCCGGCTCAATCTGCATTTGCAGCGTCCCGCGGAAGCGCGCCCCAGGGTGGATGAGCTGTACCGGGTACTCCACAGCTTTGCTGCCGCTTCCGTTGGGGGGAGCGTCCCGTCGGATGAGTTCTACGAATAG